One window of the Oncorhynchus gorbuscha isolate QuinsamMale2020 ecotype Even-year linkage group LG17, OgorEven_v1.0, whole genome shotgun sequence genome contains the following:
- the LOC124001372 gene encoding cdc42 effector protein 3-like, with amino-acid sequence MPLKMSLCRKPASARWSRTQKRREVLSVNMISLPLADFCHVAHIGNNASSDSFGDLSFLKGGHSLILHSSQSEHNLFLACYPPPKPPRLNLGEAEALKIPEWTRAHLSHSASERRKEYRSLPMLDSEEGEGAIEASVSPSHGVMVSSHSPGRGSLSSGRDGDSTQTCHENTLQLDEVDNSFSFSLDLGPSILDDVLQVMDRLHY; translated from the coding sequence ATGCCACTGAAGATGTCTCTGTGCCGTAAGCCAGCCTCGGCCCGCTGGTCTAGGACCCAGAAGCGCAGGGAGGTGCTCTCTGTCAACATGATCAGCCTCCCATTGGCCGACTTCTGCCACGTTGCCCACATCGGGAACAATGCCAGCAGTGACAGCTTCGGGGACCTGTCCTTTCTGAAGGGGGGCCACAGCCTGATACTGCACAGCTCTCAGAGCGAACATAACCTCTTCCTGGCCTGCTACCCTCCACCCAAACCCCCACGACTTAACCTGGGTGAAGCCGAGGCCCTAAAGATCCCAGAGTGGACCAGGGCCCACTTGAGCCACAGCgcctcagagaggaggaaggagtacCGATCCTTGCCCATGCTGGACagtgaggagggtgagggggcGATCGAGGCCAGTGTTAGCCCCAGCCACGGGGTCATGGTCAGTAGCCACAGTCCTGGCCGGGGCAGTCTGAGCTCTGGCAGGGATGGAGATTCCACTCAGACCTGCCATGAGAACACACTGCAGCTGGATGAGGTGGACAACAGCTTCTCCTTCAGCCTGGACCTGGGCCCCTCCATCCTGGACGATGTGCTGCAGGTCATGGACAGGCTCCACTATTAG